The sequence TGCACTTTTGTTGTTGTGTAGTCTGGGAATTATTTTGGGTGCCTTGTATCGTGTTTGCATCCTGACATTTTTCGTTTTGTTTACCTATGTGGAGCTCATCGACAAAACAAACTATCTCAACCATTATTATTTTGTGAGTATCGTCTCTTTTCTTTTGATTTTTTGTCCTGCCTCAGATAATTTTTCGCTGGATACAAAAATTTTCAGAAAGGAAGAGCATTTCACTATTCCACGATTTTACATTTTTATGCTTCAGTTGCAGATGTTTTTGGTTTATTTTTTTGCAGGTGTTGCAAAACTAAATGCCGATTGGTTGTTTGATGCAAAACCTCTCAGTATATGGCTTCCGGCGTTTTCTCATTTTCCGGTTATTGGAGGGTTTATGGAAGAAAAATGGCTGGCCTATGTTTTTTGTTGGTTTGGCTGCACTTATGATCTTCTTATAGGGTTTTTGTTATTCAATCGCAGAACTGTTAACGCCGCCTACCTGGCTGTACTTATTTTTCACCTGGCAACTGCTTTGTTTTTTAATATTGGCATGTTTCCTTACATCATGATCACCATCACCAGTATTTTCTTTAAAGAAGAATTTCATATAAAATTACTTCACGGTTTAAAAAAACTGACGTCTTATAAAACACACCTCGCCGAAAAATTTGAATCGAATCCTTTAAAGAAATGGATTCCAGCATTTTTTCTACTGTATTTTGTTTTCCAATTTGTTATGCCTTTTCGTTATCTGCTTTATCCAGGCAAGT is a genomic window of Sphingobacteriaceae bacterium containing:
- a CDS encoding HTTM domain-containing protein → METAIKRLLKYLSFPVNIAPLVIFRIAFGALMFISISRFIYKGWVYSMYIQPKLFFPYYGFEWVKPFSAMGMYLVFALLLLCSLGIILGALYRVCILTFFVLFTYVELIDKTNYLNHYYFVSIVSFLLIFCPASDNFSLDTKIFRKEEHFTIPRFYIFMLQLQMFLVYFFAGVAKLNADWLFDAKPLSIWLPAFSHFPVIGGFMEEKWLAYVFCWFGCTYDLLIGFLLFNRRTVNAAYLAVLIFHLATALFFNIGMFPYIMITITSIFFKEEFHIKLLHGLKKLTSYKTHLAEKFESNPLKKWIPAFFLLYFVFQFVMPFRYLLYPGKLFWTEQGYRFSWRVMLMEKAGSAFFYVKDTATGRQTIIDNKEYLTFMQEKMMATQPDMMVDYAKFLKKEYQAKGFTNASVYAQSYVTMNGSGSREFIDPTIDLSAQSNSIFVSKTWVKSY